A DNA window from Mycolicibacter hiberniae contains the following coding sequences:
- the rimM gene encoding ribosome maturation factor RimM (Essential for efficient processing of 16S rRNA): protein MELTVGRVVKAHGISGELVVEVRTDDPELRFAPGATLHARKSGAPQRDYVVEAARPHGARMLLRLVGVGDRDGADALRGSLFVVDTAELPPITEPDTFYDHQLEGLAVRDTAGEPVGTVTEVLHTAAGELLAIKRTDGRELLVPFVAAFVPTVSLAEQTLVIDPPEGLLDLEG, encoded by the coding sequence ATGGAGCTGACAGTCGGCCGGGTGGTCAAGGCCCACGGCATCAGCGGCGAACTCGTCGTCGAGGTTCGCACCGACGACCCCGAGCTGCGATTCGCTCCGGGCGCCACGCTGCATGCCCGTAAGTCCGGTGCGCCGCAACGCGACTACGTCGTGGAAGCGGCGCGTCCGCACGGCGCACGCATGTTGCTGCGGCTGGTCGGGGTCGGTGATCGTGACGGTGCCGACGCGTTGCGCGGCAGCCTGTTCGTGGTCGACACCGCGGAGCTGCCGCCGATCACCGAGCCGGACACCTTCTACGACCACCAGCTCGAGGGGCTGGCGGTCCGCGACACGGCGGGGGAGCCGGTGGGCACCGTCACCGAGGTCTTGCACACCGCCGCCGGCGAGCTGCTCGCCATCAAGCGGACCGACGGCCGGGAACTGCTGGTGCCGTTCGTCGCCGCGTTCGTGCCGACGGTGTCGCTGGCCGAGCAGACGCTGGTGATCGACCCGCCTGAGGGTCTGCTCGACCTGGAGGGATAG
- a CDS encoding RNA-binding protein, translating into MSAVVADAVEHLVRGIVDNPDDVRVDMVTNRRGRTVEVHVHPDDLGKVIGRGGRTATALRTLVAGIGGRGIRVDVVDTDR; encoded by the coding sequence ATGAGTGCCGTGGTGGCAGACGCCGTCGAGCATTTGGTGCGCGGCATCGTCGACAACCCGGATGACGTGCGGGTCGACATGGTGACCAACCGCCGTGGCCGTACCGTCGAGGTGCACGTGCATCCCGACGACCTGGGCAAGGTGATCGGTCGGGGCGGTCGCACCGCCACTGCGTTGCGCACCCTCGTCGCCGGTATCGGCGGACGCGGCATCCGCGTGGACGTGGTGGACACCGACCGGTAG